A window of Daphnia pulicaria isolate SC F1-1A chromosome 4, SC_F0-13Bv2, whole genome shotgun sequence genomic DNA:
CGTGCGTGTAGGCTTTCTCGTCCCGACCGCAGTCAGGAAAAACGAGATCCATTTCTCATCTGTCAGCGTACTCGCCGGGCTTTGTTTGACCTGCCCGATGACCTGCTCTTCTCTCTATATCCCCCACTTGGTTtcccaccagcaccaccacatTCCTCGCATTGAAACAAACCCAACTTCGAGATAGGGGGGAAATCGTCTGAACACTTTAAATGGGCCTCGTGAATTGCTCGTTAAATCGGCATCCGCACCGTGTGCGTTGTATTGTATCATAACCCCCCGGTTGATGTAGTAGGCATTCTCCTGTCTGGGtcccttttgtttctttgtgtCCGCGCCAATCTGTTTGACGATGACAGCCCCTGGTGTGATAAGCCATGTAGGGTCATGCTCCCGGTGGTTGCTGACGGTTGATTGGTGTTTGCTGTCCGCTGGGGCTCATTGTTGACTCTTTTGGCCAGCACGCAGACCGTTTATTGTTGTTACTTTGATGGCAGAGACCCGTGAATGGTGATGGTGCACCTATCCGTTTCTCGTCCTACAAATTAGTCCCGAACGACACACGCACGTCAAGCGACTCGTTTGACGGGAAAAGACCGCGCTcttgttttctcttctttttttgttttccaccgCTGCACGAAAACAACAACCGTCAGTCAAAGCAAACAAGATCTCGGTGTGTTGATTGAGAACAACGTGTGTGCACGGTCGGACAGATCAACAACCCACAAGAGAGGTGTGTCCCAAAATGAATTTGCGCCTCTGGTGAAAgcgcagcttcttcttctgccgcCTCGAATCTGAGAAAAATGTTGGGTAATCCTCTCGCCTTAATTCGGAGCGTCGTGACTATATTTGGTGATTGGGCGGTAGAATTGTGTGCGCGTAATTTCAAGGTATATacttcgtttgaaaaaaaaaaatcctttggcgccaagagaaacaaatgaaatgctGTCGTCATTCACTCGGATATGGCATCTCTCTCACTttctccctcctttttttgaaatttcaagacaattttttgaaggattcctcctttttttatttttatactttcTTATCTGATTTTCTGTCATATTTGTCTTTCAAGGATCGCGTGCCGCCTGGCTTTAATTCCGATTGATTCGTCATcgttcaaaaaagaagaaaaagaaagaggaacgCAGGCCATCTAGCGGTTCTCCGGGACGACGACCAAAGACCcggattttttttgggggctGGAGCAAGTAACTAACGCTGTGGTAGTAGGGATTGGCTGGCTTGGTTCTCATACGTCCTGGAGCCGCGGCGGAGCTAGGACTAGCAGTCTCTCTCCGACCGCAACGTAAAACGCGAAAAAATTAATCGCgaaaaaagataacaaaacaaaacgagcCGGCGTGAACTTGTGTTTCCGTGTTTTTAATTTcccggagaaaagaaaagaatccgaAGTTTATATTCGATTGGGGTTGGAATTTTCAGTCAAAAGTTCCAGCAGtggtacaagaaaaaagaagaaaaaagtcgcGAAATTACTGCTCCTTCCCCGATCCGGATGGATAGTCACGTCAGTGGATCTAATAAGaattgaatagaaaaaaaaaagatccacCTCTACTCATCGTAGATTAGACATGGATTCCAAATTCAGTCTACTCGTGCTCATCGTTGTCGTTGCAACCTGCTTAACAACCGGTAAGAACCCATTTCAATTTGATCTTTCATTCATTCTGTTTTTCTACGGTTCCTCTCTCTGTTTCGAGTTATCTTGTCATCTCTCGCGATTCCCATCGTAAAAATGTTCCATGCTATCCAATGATTTcgccatttaaaaaacagaaagatgTGGGGGAAATGGcgtagagtttttttttatctgaaatTGATAGGAAACAGATAGCGATGGGCAGTAGTACGGACTATATGTGTGCCTTACAAGTCCGACGAATGTCCCAGACTGATAGTGTTATTTCCCACTGGCCGGTTCTGGTCTCAAGTGATAACAGTCGAGGGGGAGGAGTGAGTTAGAAATATTTGTATATatttaaaagagagaaagaagagaagaagaggactCGCATCCACACCGTGGGAAAGCCAAAAGTTGGGAATCCATCACTATTTCCTGTTGATAAACATCCATCACTTTGCCtcccaaaacaacaaaaaagaggacTAAAAACTTATTCCATCTGGTTTCGAAGGTTGATGATTCAAAACCGAATTTGATTCAGCAATCGCTAGCGGAAAAGGGGAGGATCGCGATTGATTACCCAACCACGCTAGGCATCCGTGCGGCTGATTATAACTTTCTGTATCGAACCGGATCCCAacaaagctttaaaaaaaagtgatagaaaaataaatgtccaacATGGAGAGAAAGGAGGCCACGGAGCATTTCGCTTTGATTCTGTAGATGTCAGTCATTCCATGGTGGTAATTTGTCGAGTCCCATCTGGCCGCAAGATGTTTCTCCGCGTTCCCCCTTGACTCTCTGTTCAGAAAGTGTTTCCAGGACGGTCGTCGTTTAACAGCTCAATAGGGGATTCTTTGTTTGTCATTTGGGTGCGGAAGATATATAGATGCCCACACCAATCCATGCGCATTCCCGCCAACCCATCGGCGAGTCATTTCAGTGTTCTGGTATTCATGTAGACGACGTAGACGCGGTCGGATGAAGCAAACGACGAGTCGagccagaagaaaaaaagaaaaagagagtggTTTGGGTGGTCATCTATCGGGTTGAGGGAATCGGATAAGAcccattgaaaaaaagaagatgagggagaagaagaagaagccagaaAGCCTCGGTTTTCTAGAAAACTGAAATAAGGAGCCCAAACAACACGAAACAGATGTCGCACTGCAACTCGATCCGTTTAGCTCTTTCGGTGTCCGGAACCCTCGACTCGACTCTCTGCCAAAGagccaacaaaataaaaagggccgAGACAGAAAATAGAGACTCGGAAAACACAGggcaaaagggaaaagagatgatgaaaatgcaagagaagaagaagaaaaaccaagaagagaagaagaagatgcacaGACcccctctcctcctcctccctctaCAACACATGTGGTCCGTCTTGGCTCCTTGTCGGGAAactttggaagaagaagaaaaaccaagcGAGTaggggaattattattaaatgtcGAGAGAAATAGAGAGACGCACCAAGAAAAAACCAGACGTCAGCGATAACTTTTCTGGACATCAACAAGTCTGCCCTGCGTCGCCACCCGACATACATATTTTCTATAGTTTCAATTGATGTTTTAATGGCAATCGCGAAGAAGATCAAAGTCTAGTTTATATCCCGACCCAGTTCGTTCATCCCCAACGGCCTCTTTCCGGTTTTTCAACCGCGTCAAAAAGGGCGTTTGTAAGGGACtacgaagtaaaagaaaaagaaagtcgcagcttttttttttgtctgtctgtctgtcgttcGTGAATGACCGGCCCTAAAAATATATCCCGTGACAGTTTGAACTGCCCTGATGACACTTGCCCGTGTTCCACTAGATAGAAAATaacgacttcttcttcttttctcgtgTGAGAAGGAAAATCCTGGCTGActtctttttccgtcataaaCTTCAAAATATCTTTTAACGACTAGACTCCCCAAGGTAAGGTACCCACTAGGAATGAGAGGAACGGCCCTTTTTCTTCAAGAGGTTATACATTTGtacgtgtgtttttttttctcctttttcccttctttctttttttgggtttcccTGGGAAAAGGTGGGTCCCTGGAACGCTCGGGTTGTTAGAATCCGACCAGAGGCGAAGGCCCGACTCTCAAGTTTTGAGTTTCTCGTTTGAAATCACAGAATATTATAAACATAGTAATAGGCTTTGGTTTAAAATTCATCACGATCcggcatttttgttttatctttttttctctctcgcccgACGTCAAGTCGcccatgtttttttcttcttccaattctcAACGGGGTGGCAGGCAGCAGGGTTTTTTTCGGCTTAATTCCACACCATTGTTGTACCTGTTTTAAATCACGTGCGTTCACCGGCGGCGGGCGTCTCCGTTCCCCCGGTGATTTATTATTTACACGCgacgaaaatgagaaaaaagaaaagaataaaaataacacaaaCAAGACGATGttatacgacgacgacgctgtaCTGCCGGGTCGTATACAAATGTCATCCGGCCTGGCGTTTTTTGATGGATGTGTTGCCCTGTGTCTAGTAGTTAGCGGGAAAGCGGCGGGAATCAAGCCGCAGCGAAGCAGATTGTCGTCGACGAGAAAATCTGTACGAAACACGTCGGTGATTTACAGCCAATCCCGCGTGTCCCACCAAACGGAAGAGACCACCAACACAATCGAGTCGTCATCTAGGTCTGCCGTATCCATGGCCGATCGCATCCATCCGCTATCTGATTTAGCCCTGCACGAACCAGGTGAGTTGATCAGGACCCCCGAAAACAACCGGAAATGGAAACAACACATCATCACACATCGATTAATCAAACATAACCGAACCAattacaaataattatttagacAGATTCACCTACCCTCGTGTTTTGGTGTTGGATCGTTCAAATGacggatgaatttcatttttttttagtaccgGCTCTCTCGCCATCATTACTGACGACTAACCGCCATTTTAGATCCCCTTTTTTGACGTCAGTTTTCTCCAACGTTTTCCCGAGgccgacaaaaacaaaacaactaaattccccctattttttattttatctctcATGTGCCTCCTCCGGAATGGTATTTAATTTGGTGAAGGATGGTTTTCTTAATTAGATTTATATTCCACTctttaatatttgttttaatttaagcGCCGTATTAGTAACACCAATTAATACTCTTAGCAGCGTAGCCGCTCTAGCGTGACAAGTGTGTTtctatgtgtgtatgtgtgtgtgtgtgtgtgttggcccAACATAAATAACCCGGTCGATTTGATGAGATAATGAGTTGGACTCTCCGCCCAGCGCTCCTTAAAAGCAACATCAACCAGCCAAAtagcttttcttttcatgtttACCAGACCCGCCCCAAAAGATAatcaaccctttttttttatttctaaaatttgttctgtttcttttcttttttattattatttttttttccattcgaaTAATTAACCTTGAGTGCAGATGTGAACTCATGTCTGCGCGTGTTAACATGTTTTGACTAGCCGCCATGTTTCGATGACGTGAAACGGTTACGGCCGCCACGAACGACCACGAaacaaaatggcgaaaaatcaaatgcgtgaaatgttttcatcgttttgtattttttatttccgtcgttCAGGTGTTGTGTCGCAAAGGCCGCATCCATGCGAGCAGAGTTCGTGTTACCCGGCCACGGGCAATTTGTTGCTCGGCAGGGAAATGCGTTTGTCCTCTTCGTCCACTTGCGGTCTCCAAAAGAAGGTATCAAATTTTCATTCGCAATCAAATCGTGACATAGTTTTaatacttttttgtttaattttaaaaaggaaaaatattgcaTCGTTTCCCATTTGGAAGATAAGAAAAAGTGTTTCTGGTGTGACTCGAGGCCGGAGCAGGTCAACAGTCCCAGCAGCCATCACATTCAGAACATTCTCTACCGTTATACCCCGACGTGAGTTATCTAATCAAAAAGGATCTTTAAACCTTCCTTTAACgagatttttaaatcttttatttctttttgcagGTCTCGCCGGCGATCTTGGTGGCAAGCGCAAAACGGCGTTGAGAACGTCAGCATCCAGCTGGACCTGGAGGCAGAATTCCATTTTACTCACTTGATCATGACGTTCAAGACCTTTAGACCGGCCGCTTTACTTATCGAGCGCTCTTATGATTTCGGGCGCACATGGAAGGTAATCAAAAATTGCAAGaaagttttcttttggcaTTGCAGTCTATTGTAATTGGATTTTGTCCTTGTCTGTCTAGATTTATCGCTACTTTGCTTACAATTGCGCTGAATCATTCCCGGGTGTGTCCCGTGAGCCCCCGCGCAATTTGACGGAAGTCATTTGCGAATCGCGCTACTCTGGCGTCGCTCCTTCAACCGAAGGTGAGGTCATCTTCCGCGTTTTGCCGCCCAACTTGCCCATCGACGATCCTTACTCGCAAGAGGTCCAGAATCTCCTCAAAATGACCAACTTGCGCGTCAATTTCACCAAACTGCATACTCTCGGTGACGATCTCCTTGACAACAGGTCCgattattcaaatgatttcgCATTTCCGTCCGTGTTATTAacaggaatttttaaaaatttcattcgttCCAGGGAGGAGATCCAGGACAAGTACTACTACGCCATTTATGACATGGTGGTGCGAGGTTCTTGCTCGTGTTACGGTCACGCTTCTCGCTGTTTGCCCTTGCCTGGTGTAGACGAGCGGACGGACATGGTTCATGGTCGCTGCGAATGTACTCACAACACCAAGGGTCTCAATTGCGAGCAGTGTGAAGATTTCTACCACGATCTGCCCTGGAGGCCGGCCATTGGTCGCCAGACCAACGCTTGCAAACGCTGTAATTGTAACcaacattcaggccagtgtcATTTCGATCCGGCCGTCTACGAAGCCACTGGGCGCATCTCTGGTGGTGTCTGTGACGATTGTAATCACAACACTATGGGCCGCAACTGCGAACAGTGCAAAGCTTTCTTCTACCAGGTTTGATCAGGAAAACTAAAATTAATtgacaatttaaatttttctaatggcaattctaattttattattcaggATCCTACCAAGGCGATTAGCGATGCCGACGTTTGCTTGCCATGTGACTGCGATCCTCGCGGTTCATTGGATGATGGCATCTGCGATGCTCGCTCTGATCCTTCTGGTGGCGTCCAGGCCGGTCAGTGTCACTGCAAACGTTTCGTGGAAGGTCGCCGTTGCGACCAATGCCAGCACGGATACTGGAACTTCACCGAAGAGAACCCAGACGGTTGCCAGGTGTGCAGCTGTAATTTGCTGGGCACTTACGAAAATCAAGGTTGCAACGTCTACAGTGGCGAATGCGTCTGCAAACGCTACGTGACTGGGCGTGACTGCGACCAATGTCTGCCTGAACACTGGGGCCTGTCGGAGGCTCGTGATGGCTGCAAGGCTTGCGAGTGTGACCCTGGAGGCTCCTATGACAACAACTGCGATCTGTTGACTGGTCAGTGCAAATGCCGACCGCATGTCACTGGACGCACTTGCTCTCAACCAGAGCAAGGCTACTTCGCTGGATTGCTCGACTACAAAATCTACGAGGCCGAATATGGAGGCATTTCCGATCGTGCCCAGCTCCAGATCCGTGAACCCTACAGAGATCGTGATCCCAGCTGGACTGGACCTGGCTTCGTTCGTGCTGTCGAAGACTCTTCCATCCAATTCACTCTGGATGCCATCAGCCAATCGATGGAATACGATTTGGTCATTCGTTACGAGCCTCAGCTGTCCGGTCAATGGGAAGACGTTCGAGTCGTCGTCGAACGACCCGGTGAAGTCGATCCCGACGGACCTTGCGCCAATCAATTCAATCAACAAGGGCCACCTAGTGGCGGTCTAGAAATATCGAGAGTATCACTCCCATCCGGCGCTCGTCACGCTGTCATCTATCCGCCCACTTGCCTGGAAGCCGGAAAGAAATACAACGTCCGGCTGGAATTCAAGTCGTACGACTCCAATCAAGAAACTCCATCAGCCGCTGTCCTGATCGATTCCATCACGGTCGTACCGCGTGCAGGTTCAATCCCGTTCTTGGGAGGATCACCGGCCGCCGACTACCGTCGCCAAGAGTTCGATCACTACCGTTGCGCCCAGTACTTTTATTCCGTCGTCAAGACCAACATCCCTGAAGTCTGCAAGAAACATCTCTACAGTATCGGCTTCTACGTCCTTGGATCCGGTTTCGAGTGCCAGTGCGATCCCACTGGATCCTCGAGCAGCATCTGCGATTCGCTAGGTAACAATCTAAAACTTGTTCAtggtttttaatttgaacGAACTAATGTTCTGACGTTTATCGTGTAGGTGGTCAGTGCTCGTGCAAACCCAACGTCGTTGGCCGTCGTTGCGACCAGTGCGCTCCTGGCACCTTTGGATTCGGGCCAGAAGGTTGCTCGCCATGCGAGTGCAATCCTGTTGGCTCGCTCGACAACTTTTGCGATAGCGGAACTGGACAATGTCGTTGCAGACCCAATACTTACGGCCGAGTTTGTGACCAGTGCCAACCAGGATATTGGTACAGTTATAgtctattttaaaaagattgcaaacgttttaaaaatatgattttaaATGATAGGAACTTCCCTTCGTGCCAACGTTGCGAATGTAACGGACATGCCGACCTTTGCGATTCACGAACAGGCCGATGCCTTGACTGTCGCGATTTTACGACCGACGACCATTGCGACCGTTGCTTGGACAGTTATTACGGAGACCCTCGTTTGGGTGTCGACATTCCTTGCCGTGCCTGCCCTTGCCCAGGAACCATCGATTCGGGACATTCTTACGCTCCTCGGTGTTCGCTGGACCGCGAAACACAAGACGTGATTTGCGAATGCCAAGAAGGCTACGCCGGACCCCGCTGTGACGTCTGCGCTGACAACTATTTTGGGAATCCAGAAGTCCTTGGTGGCCAGTGCCGACCTTGCCAATGTAGCAACAACATTGATCTTTCTCGACCGGGCAACTGCGCTGGTAAATCGGGTGAATGTCTTCAGTGTCTATTCAACACTGAAGGATTCAGCTGTGAAGTCTGCCAGAAAGGCTTCTTCGGCGATGCCCTTTCCCAGCAATGTACACCTTGCGTTTGTAACCTCCTGGGCAGCGATTCCTCTTTAGAAGGGCCATCCGTCTGCAACCGACAGACCGGACAGTGCCCGTGCTTGCCCAACGTGGAGGGTCTGTCATGCGATCGCTGCGCAGTCGACCACTGGAAAATCGCTTCAGGCGAAGGTTGCGAGGCTTGCAGTTGTGATCCAGTCGGCTCACTTTCGACCCAATGTAACGAATTCGACGGCCAGTGCGAATGCCGCGAAGGTTTCGGTGGACGAAAATGCGATCAGTGTCGCGCCAACTACTGGGGTAATCCGTCCGACAACTCTTGTCGGCCATGTCTCTGCGATCCACTGGGATCCGCCACCCAACAGTGCCACCACGCAACGGGCGCCTGCGTCTGCTTGCCCGGTATGGGTGGCGAGAAATGTGATCGATGCGCTCGTGGATACGTCGGCGCCATCGTTCCCGACTGCCAGCCATGCGGCGAATGTTTCGACAACTGGGATCGCATTCTTCAGGTATTTATgcgaaatcaaaaatcaaaaatgtctACCATTATCTAAACAATTTAATTGTTATATTTAGGAATTGCGCGGACAAACCGAACAAGTGGTAGTGGCTGCCGGACAAATCCGCGAGACGGGAGCAACTGGAGCTTACACCCGAGAATTTGAAACGATGGAAAATAAGTTGAGCGACGTGAGAGCTCTGCTTCTCAATACTACTCTCAGCGGCCACGAGTTATCCCAACTAGAAGAACTTTTCAGTTCCATCAAAACGAATTTGACAATGGCCGGTCAAGGAATGGACGGATTGGATGCCACTGTAGAAAACACTACCCAACGTGTCTTCTCCGTGGTTTTGGCACTTTCAAACCTGAGATCTAAAGCCACCGATCTGCAAACTGCCGCCCAGTCACTCAAGAACAACGCCACCAAATTGCAGGAAGCCAACGTCGAAGGAGCTTTGAATTTGACACGTGAAGCTCGTCAGCGATCCCAGAAAGCTCAAGATCGGGTTGAATTCACTCAACAACC
This region includes:
- the LOC124337584 gene encoding laminin subunit beta-1-like isoform X1 translates to MDSKFSLLVLIVVVATCLTTVVSGKAAGIKPQRSRLSSTRKSVRNTSVIYSQSRVSHQTEETTNTIESSSRSAVSMADRIHPLSDLALHEPGVVSQRPHPCEQSSCYPATGNLLLGREMRLSSSSTCGLQKKEKYCIVSHLEDKKKCFWCDSRPEQVNSPSSHHIQNILYRYTPTSRRRSWWQAQNGVENVSIQLDLEAEFHFTHLIMTFKTFRPAALLIERSYDFGRTWKIYRYFAYNCAESFPGVSREPPRNLTEVICESRYSGVAPSTEGEVIFRVLPPNLPIDDPYSQEVQNLLKMTNLRVNFTKLHTLGDDLLDNREEIQDKYYYAIYDMVVRGSCSCYGHASRCLPLPGVDERTDMVHGRCECTHNTKGLNCEQCEDFYHDLPWRPAIGRQTNACKRCNCNQHSGQCHFDPAVYEATGRISGGVCDDCNHNTMGRNCEQCKAFFYQDPTKAISDADVCLPCDCDPRGSLDDGICDARSDPSGGVQAGQCHCKRFVEGRRCDQCQHGYWNFTEENPDGCQVCSCNLLGTYENQGCNVYSGECVCKRYVTGRDCDQCLPEHWGLSEARDGCKACECDPGGSYDNNCDLLTGQCKCRPHVTGRTCSQPEQGYFAGLLDYKIYEAEYGGISDRAQLQIREPYRDRDPSWTGPGFVRAVEDSSIQFTLDAISQSMEYDLVIRYEPQLSGQWEDVRVVVERPGEVDPDGPCANQFNQQGPPSGGLEISRVSLPSGARHAVIYPPTCLEAGKKYNVRLEFKSYDSNQETPSAAVLIDSITVVPRAGSIPFLGGSPAADYRRQEFDHYRCAQYFYSVVKTNIPEVCKKHLYSIGFYVLGSGFECQCDPTGSSSSICDSLGGQCSCKPNVVGRRCDQCAPGTFGFGPEGCSPCECNPVGSLDNFCDSGTGQCRCRPNTYGRVCDQCQPGYWNFPSCQRCECNGHADLCDSRTGRCLDCRDFTTDDHCDRCLDSYYGDPRLGVDIPCRACPCPGTIDSGHSYAPRCSLDRETQDVICECQEGYAGPRCDVCADNYFGNPEVLGGQCRPCQCSNNIDLSRPGNCAGKSGECLQCLFNTEGFSCEVCQKGFFGDALSQQCTPCVCNLLGSDSSLEGPSVCNRQTGQCPCLPNVEGLSCDRCAVDHWKIASGEGCEACSCDPVGSLSTQCNEFDGQCECREGFGGRKCDQCRANYWGNPSDNSCRPCLCDPLGSATQQCHHATGACVCLPGMGGEKCDRCARGYVGAIVPDCQPCGECFDNWDRILQELRGQTEQVVVAAGQIRETGATGAYTREFETMENKLSDVRALLLNTTLSGHELSQLEELFSSIKTNLTMAGQGMDGLDATVENTTQRVFSVVLALSNLRSKATDLQTAAQSLKNNATKLQEANVEGALNLTREARQRSQKAQDRVEFTQQPVSDSERQRRRTEALLSRVAPQLGESQQRNAADLADLGGRLAVIERSLPELNDAVCDGRGDPCDSLCGGGGCGKCGALSCEEGSVTKAENALSLAKEAEGILRNRQSESEEMMRGVRQAEVEAEAARVMAREALLAAELAQNRSEAAKAEVDELMNQIDEYLEQSGASPADIRSLATDVLSKGISLQPEQITDLARRINETISSLTNIDAILAETSGDLASAKALKDRADAAKAHAQGILTVAQQVLDSLAAAKAAQDKAEEAIQTADKDISAAELHLTQIASETADAQAKASESVQEVEGLRERLKELQRKLIKNERDVKEAARESDVAASLASRAGQGASELDTAYQRALKALEEKTARSGDARERSARLQDKANRLSASVFAKVQELKEMEDEYLLHERRLTDLSDQVMAMNVRMTDYLQVISDRSEFYRTCQK
- the LOC124337584 gene encoding laminin subunit beta-1-like isoform X2 — protein: MDSKFSLLVLIVVVATCLTTVSGKAAGIKPQRSRLSSTRKSVRNTSVIYSQSRVSHQTEETTNTIESSSRSAVSMADRIHPLSDLALHEPGVVSQRPHPCEQSSCYPATGNLLLGREMRLSSSSTCGLQKKEKYCIVSHLEDKKKCFWCDSRPEQVNSPSSHHIQNILYRYTPTSRRRSWWQAQNGVENVSIQLDLEAEFHFTHLIMTFKTFRPAALLIERSYDFGRTWKIYRYFAYNCAESFPGVSREPPRNLTEVICESRYSGVAPSTEGEVIFRVLPPNLPIDDPYSQEVQNLLKMTNLRVNFTKLHTLGDDLLDNREEIQDKYYYAIYDMVVRGSCSCYGHASRCLPLPGVDERTDMVHGRCECTHNTKGLNCEQCEDFYHDLPWRPAIGRQTNACKRCNCNQHSGQCHFDPAVYEATGRISGGVCDDCNHNTMGRNCEQCKAFFYQDPTKAISDADVCLPCDCDPRGSLDDGICDARSDPSGGVQAGQCHCKRFVEGRRCDQCQHGYWNFTEENPDGCQVCSCNLLGTYENQGCNVYSGECVCKRYVTGRDCDQCLPEHWGLSEARDGCKACECDPGGSYDNNCDLLTGQCKCRPHVTGRTCSQPEQGYFAGLLDYKIYEAEYGGISDRAQLQIREPYRDRDPSWTGPGFVRAVEDSSIQFTLDAISQSMEYDLVIRYEPQLSGQWEDVRVVVERPGEVDPDGPCANQFNQQGPPSGGLEISRVSLPSGARHAVIYPPTCLEAGKKYNVRLEFKSYDSNQETPSAAVLIDSITVVPRAGSIPFLGGSPAADYRRQEFDHYRCAQYFYSVVKTNIPEVCKKHLYSIGFYVLGSGFECQCDPTGSSSSICDSLGGQCSCKPNVVGRRCDQCAPGTFGFGPEGCSPCECNPVGSLDNFCDSGTGQCRCRPNTYGRVCDQCQPGYWNFPSCQRCECNGHADLCDSRTGRCLDCRDFTTDDHCDRCLDSYYGDPRLGVDIPCRACPCPGTIDSGHSYAPRCSLDRETQDVICECQEGYAGPRCDVCADNYFGNPEVLGGQCRPCQCSNNIDLSRPGNCAGKSGECLQCLFNTEGFSCEVCQKGFFGDALSQQCTPCVCNLLGSDSSLEGPSVCNRQTGQCPCLPNVEGLSCDRCAVDHWKIASGEGCEACSCDPVGSLSTQCNEFDGQCECREGFGGRKCDQCRANYWGNPSDNSCRPCLCDPLGSATQQCHHATGACVCLPGMGGEKCDRCARGYVGAIVPDCQPCGECFDNWDRILQELRGQTEQVVVAAGQIRETGATGAYTREFETMENKLSDVRALLLNTTLSGHELSQLEELFSSIKTNLTMAGQGMDGLDATVENTTQRVFSVVLALSNLRSKATDLQTAAQSLKNNATKLQEANVEGALNLTREARQRSQKAQDRVEFTQQPVSDSERQRRRTEALLSRVAPQLGESQQRNAADLADLGGRLAVIERSLPELNDAVCDGRGDPCDSLCGGGGCGKCGALSCEEGSVTKAENALSLAKEAEGILRNRQSESEEMMRGVRQAEVEAEAARVMAREALLAAELAQNRSEAAKAEVDELMNQIDEYLEQSGASPADIRSLATDVLSKGISLQPEQITDLARRINETISSLTNIDAILAETSGDLASAKALKDRADAAKAHAQGILTVAQQVLDSLAAAKAAQDKAEEAIQTADKDISAAELHLTQIASETADAQAKASESVQEVEGLRERLKELQRKLIKNERDVKEAARESDVAASLASRAGQGASELDTAYQRALKALEEKTARSGDARERSARLQDKANRLSASVFAKVQELKEMEDEYLLHERRLTDLSDQVMAMNVRMTDYLQVISDRSEFYRTCQK
- the LOC124337584 gene encoding laminin subunit beta-1-like isoform X3 → MDSKFSLLVLIVVVATCLTTGVVSQRPHPCEQSSCYPATGNLLLGREMRLSSSSTCGLQKKEKYCIVSHLEDKKKCFWCDSRPEQVNSPSSHHIQNILYRYTPTSRRRSWWQAQNGVENVSIQLDLEAEFHFTHLIMTFKTFRPAALLIERSYDFGRTWKIYRYFAYNCAESFPGVSREPPRNLTEVICESRYSGVAPSTEGEVIFRVLPPNLPIDDPYSQEVQNLLKMTNLRVNFTKLHTLGDDLLDNREEIQDKYYYAIYDMVVRGSCSCYGHASRCLPLPGVDERTDMVHGRCECTHNTKGLNCEQCEDFYHDLPWRPAIGRQTNACKRCNCNQHSGQCHFDPAVYEATGRISGGVCDDCNHNTMGRNCEQCKAFFYQDPTKAISDADVCLPCDCDPRGSLDDGICDARSDPSGGVQAGQCHCKRFVEGRRCDQCQHGYWNFTEENPDGCQVCSCNLLGTYENQGCNVYSGECVCKRYVTGRDCDQCLPEHWGLSEARDGCKACECDPGGSYDNNCDLLTGQCKCRPHVTGRTCSQPEQGYFAGLLDYKIYEAEYGGISDRAQLQIREPYRDRDPSWTGPGFVRAVEDSSIQFTLDAISQSMEYDLVIRYEPQLSGQWEDVRVVVERPGEVDPDGPCANQFNQQGPPSGGLEISRVSLPSGARHAVIYPPTCLEAGKKYNVRLEFKSYDSNQETPSAAVLIDSITVVPRAGSIPFLGGSPAADYRRQEFDHYRCAQYFYSVVKTNIPEVCKKHLYSIGFYVLGSGFECQCDPTGSSSSICDSLGGQCSCKPNVVGRRCDQCAPGTFGFGPEGCSPCECNPVGSLDNFCDSGTGQCRCRPNTYGRVCDQCQPGYWNFPSCQRCECNGHADLCDSRTGRCLDCRDFTTDDHCDRCLDSYYGDPRLGVDIPCRACPCPGTIDSGHSYAPRCSLDRETQDVICECQEGYAGPRCDVCADNYFGNPEVLGGQCRPCQCSNNIDLSRPGNCAGKSGECLQCLFNTEGFSCEVCQKGFFGDALSQQCTPCVCNLLGSDSSLEGPSVCNRQTGQCPCLPNVEGLSCDRCAVDHWKIASGEGCEACSCDPVGSLSTQCNEFDGQCECREGFGGRKCDQCRANYWGNPSDNSCRPCLCDPLGSATQQCHHATGACVCLPGMGGEKCDRCARGYVGAIVPDCQPCGECFDNWDRILQELRGQTEQVVVAAGQIRETGATGAYTREFETMENKLSDVRALLLNTTLSGHELSQLEELFSSIKTNLTMAGQGMDGLDATVENTTQRVFSVVLALSNLRSKATDLQTAAQSLKNNATKLQEANVEGALNLTREARQRSQKAQDRVEFTQQPVSDSERQRRRTEALLSRVAPQLGESQQRNAADLADLGGRLAVIERSLPELNDAVCDGRGDPCDSLCGGGGCGKCGALSCEEGSVTKAENALSLAKEAEGILRNRQSESEEMMRGVRQAEVEAEAARVMAREALLAAELAQNRSEAAKAEVDELMNQIDEYLEQSGASPADIRSLATDVLSKGISLQPEQITDLARRINETISSLTNIDAILAETSGDLASAKALKDRADAAKAHAQGILTVAQQVLDSLAAAKAAQDKAEEAIQTADKDISAAELHLTQIASETADAQAKASESVQEVEGLRERLKELQRKLIKNERDVKEAARESDVAASLASRAGQGASELDTAYQRALKALEEKTARSGDARERSARLQDKANRLSASVFAKVQELKEMEDEYLLHERRLTDLSDQVMAMNVRMTDYLQVISDRSEFYRTCQK